CGTGTAAAACCTATTTTCTTTAATGAACCATCAATAGAATGATTGCCCCACATATTGTAATAACCAAAGAACTTGTCTGATTGTTTGTTGCCCATGCCGGTATCAATCAAAATTAACCGATTACCGTCTTCAATAAGCAAACTGCGTGCGGCTATATCTATTTGGTTATTGGCGTCTGCGGGATTGGTACGTTGCCAAATAGCTTTTGGCACTACGCCAAACATAGCACCGCCATCCAGCTTAAAATTTCCTGTCTCTAAGGGGTATAGTTGCATAGTATAAAATTAATGAATGGATTAGGATTATGGGAAAATAGCCTGTTATAATTATGCAAAAGACCACATTGAATCAGAAAAGTACATTCAGTTTGCTTGAAGTATTTTATAAACCAAATCTTTGGTAAGTGTTTGCCCTTGGGCTTTTTCACGAACGGCATCATAACTATACCTAAAATCGCAGCCTGTTTTATACTGGCTGCAGCCATAGGCTGTTTTCCCTTTTACAATAGTACCTTTGTGGCATTTTGGGCAGCTATTATATTCCAAAGATTTAGAAGACGACTCCATATTATTGGAGACAAAGTTCTTTTTAGGCTCCAATTTTAACTTAAAACTATCATCTAATCTAACAAGACCTTCAAGCGTGACATTATCAACCTTAAAGCCTTTTAAATTTACTGTTGATCCTTTTTGAAGTAATCTAACATACTGTTTTTCTGAGATGGTTTTACCTTCGAACTTAAAAGGAATAACAAAATCACAGCCTTTTTTAAACTCGGAACAACCATAAGCTGTTTTCCCTTTAAGCAGTGTACCGTTCTTACATTTAGGGCATTTTTCCGTTGTTATTCCTGAAGACTTTTTTACTGCTTTTTTCTTTGTCGCAACAGGTTTATTGTGAATTGCTGATATATTGGCTTTTCTTGTTTCACTTCTAACTTCATATACCAAACGATCCACCATTAGTTTCATTTGCTTAATAAAACTTCCGGCGCTAAACGTTCCTTTTTCGATGTCTTTTAGCTGCTTTTCCCACTTACCGGTAAGCTCGGCCGATTTTAATAATTCATTTTGAATGGTACCTATTAGCTGAATACCGGTAACCGTTGGTATGACTTGTTTTTTATTTCGCTTTATATATTTCCTTCGAAATAAGGTTTCAATAATATTGGCTCGTGTAGAAGGGCGACCAATACCGTTTTCTTTCATAATCTCGCGAAGCTCGTCATCATCAACCTGTTTTCCTGCAGTTTCCATAGCGCGTAGGAGAGAGGCTTCTGTATATTGCTTTGGTGGCTTGGTCTGTTTTTCTAAAAAAGAGGGCTCGTGGGGTCCTTTTTCCCCTTTTTCAAAAGTGGGGAGAATGCCTGATTCTTTAGACGGAGAATCAGTAGTTTCAAAAACAATACGCCAACCCTTTTCTAAAATTTCTTTTCCCGTGGTTTTAAAATTTACTTTTTCAGCTTTACCAATAACCGTTGTATTAGAGACTTTACAATCAGGGTAAAACACGGCAATAAATCGGCGTACAATTATATTGTAAACTTGTTGCTGGTTGTATTGCAAATTCATTTGCTGACCAGTTGGTATAATTGCGTGGTGATCTGTGACTTTACTATCATCAAAAACCTTTTTGGTTTTCTTTAGTTTTTTACCATGTAGAGGTGCTGTTAATGCTGCATAGTTGGTTAAATTTTTAAGTATGCCCGGTACTTTTGGATAAACATCGTTTGGTAAAAAGGTAGTATCAACTCTAGGGTAGGTAACCACCTTTTGTTCGTACAACTTCTGAACGATCTTCAACGTTTCGTCTGCGCTAAAACCAAACTTAGTATTACAATACACTTGTAAACCTGTTAAGTCAAATAGCTTTGGTGCGTATTCATTACCTGCTTTCTTTGTAATTGAAACAATTTCAAAATCGTGTTCTTTTACAATTTTCGCCAGTTTCTCTCCATCTTCAACTTTAAGAAAACGCCCTTCTTCGTAACTAAATAGGGTATCGCGATAGCGTGTTTGTAGCTCCCAATACGGTTGCGGTTTAAAATTCTCTATCTCATTAAATCGGTTTACTAACATAGCCAATGTTGGTGTTTGAACGCGACCAACAGACAGCATTTGTTTGTAACCACCATGTTTTACAGTATATAAACGGGTAGCATTCATGCCTAAAAGCCAATCTCCAATGGCACGAGAAAAACCTGCATAATATAAATTATCGTAATCTTCAGAAGGTTTTAGATTTTTAAAACCTTCTTTTATGGCTTCTGTGGTAAGCGAAGAAATCCAAAGCCTTTCAACCTTGCCCTTGTAATTTGCTTGGTTTATAACCCAACGCTGTATTAATTCTCCTTCTTGCCCAGCATCCCCACAATTTATAACAACATCTGCTTTATCAAATAACTGTTTTATAATGTTGAACTGCTTTCTAATACCAGAATCTTTGGACACTTTGGTTTCAAAACGTTCCGGTAGCATGGGTAAATTATTTAAATCCCAACTTTTCCAATGTGGTTTGTAGTCGTTAGGTTCTTTAAGTGTGCAAAGGTGTCCAAAAGTATAGGTTACCGCATAGCCATTGCCTTCATAATACCCATCTCGTTTGGTAGTTGCACCAAGTACGGAAGCAATTTCTCTTGCTACAGATGGTTTTTCGGCAATACAGACTTTCATTGAATTTGTTGATATTTAATATTGCAAAGTTAGTTATAAACTGATAAGAACATTACTATTCACCAATTCACAAAGTTGATTGTCGAACAGCATACTTTACGAGTTAATTTTCTAGTTATGGAACGCACATAAAATTGAAGCATGTTTTATGCCGAATGGTATTAAGAACTAATAAATCAATTTTGATGAAGCACGGGTATCTGTAATTTCGCGACATGAACTCCCTCTTTTTCATTGAAGTTCTTCCTCTAAGTTTTGGTGCTCCGTTTGCTCAAGAATCTTATTGTTCGATTCACTTATAGTTACCTTCAAAGAAACGGAGAAAATAAGCCAAATAAAACAGTTTTAAGCGGCTGTAGTTCTGACGCCATGAATAAATAACGGATTTCCCATATAGGCTATCAATAAAAAAGAAATATCTTGACTTGTTCAATTGTATTTTTTCAGATAAAATAGTTATTTTTCAATCTTAACGAAAAAGCTATGGTAGAACTTGCAGGAATTGTCATTTTAGGAATATTAGCGCAATGGTTTGCATGGCGTTTAAAGTTACCTGCAATTCTTCCGTTAATTCTTATAGGCCTGTTAGTGGGGCCAATAGCCTCGCTATATATGGAAGATGGGCAAAAACTTATTCAGCCTATTTGGAATGGTGAAAAAGGTCTTTTCCCTGGAGAATCACTTTATTATTTTGTTTCGCTAGCCATAAGTATTATTCTTTTTGAAGGCGGACTTACGTTAAAACGCTCAGAAATTAGAAATATAGGGCCGGTAATAACGAAACTGATTACGTTAGGGTCTTTGGTCACTTTTTTATGCGCTGGTATTGCTACGCATTACATTTTTGAGTTGAGCTGGCAGATTTCTTTCCTGTTTGCCGCTTTAATTATTGTGACCGGGCCTACAGTTATAACACCTATCTTAAGAAATATTCCTTTAAAGAAAGATGTTTCTGCCGTATTGAAATGGGAAGGAATATTAATTGACCCCATTGGAGCTTTGGCTGCCGTATTGGTTTTTGAATTTATAAGTGTTGGAGAGGGAAAAGCCTATACAATAACAGCTTTAATAGAGTTCGGTAAGATTCTACTTTTCGGATTTACTTTTGGTTTTACTTTTGCCCATGCATTGACATTTGTGATTAAGAAAAACTTTATTCCACATTATTTGTTGAATGTAGTCTCACTTTCAACCGTGCTTTTAGTGTTTGTAATGTCAGATTCATTTGCGCACGAATCTGGTCTTTTAGCAGTGGTTGTAATGGGTATGGTAATGGGTAATACTGACCTTCCGAATATAAAAGAATTGCTTTACTTTAAAGAATCACTCAGTATTATATTGATTTCTATCTTGTTTATTTTATTGGCAGCGAATATCAATATTTCTGACCTTGAATTGATTCTAAATTGGAAAACCGCAGGGCTGTTCGCAATTATTGTTTTTATAATAAGGCCTTTGGGGGTATTTCTCAGTTCAATAAATTCTAATCTGAAATTCAACGAAAAACTGTTTATTGGTTGGGTAGGGCCAAGAGGTATTGTTGCTGCAGGTATTGCTTCGTTATTTGGTTCAAAATTATTGGCTAAAGGCGAGGCTGGAGCAGAGTTTATTACACCTTTAGTATTTATGATTGTTTTGGGTACAGTATTGCTAAATGCTACCACGGCCCGTATGTTTGCCAAAGCTATTGGGGTGTTCTTGACTAAATCAGAGGGTATACTTATCATTGGCGCTTCAAAAGCATCTCGTCTTATTGCCGACTACCTTAATAAAAACAACCGCCACGTAGTCTTGATTGATAATAACCAAACCAACATTATCAAGGCTAAGAAACTAGGGCTAGAGGCTTTTACTGCCAATATTTATGCAGATTCACTAACGGACAATATAGAACTTAACGATGTGGGGTATCTTATGGCTTTGACAGGTAACTCGGATATTAATAAATATGCAGTCAATAATTTTGGAAAAGAATTTGGGGCAAATGGATCATTTCGGTTGGTAAATGCAGATGAGATGAACAATCCAGAAAATAACCCTAAAGAGGGGTTGTTCTCACACACTGACGACTTCATTAAATTAACAGAGACCGCACGTAAGTATCCTGCAGTACATGAGATAGAGTTAAAGGATAAAGAGCACTATGAGGCATTAATAGAAATTACAAAGGCCGATGAGAATGTTGTTCCTATTTTTTTAAAGACACCCAAAGGGGATCTACAGATTATATCAAGCTTTAGTACAGACTTTGAGGATATTACAGATAAATACCGATTAGTTTATTTAGGAAAAATCTTTGATGTTGATGAAACCAAAGATGAAGTTGAAATAGAGCAACAGGACGCGGAATAACTCAATATAGAATAAGCTCCTTTGTATTGAACATTGCCGAATTTCTGAGTCTGGGTCTTGAGATGTATTTATCGTAATTTCTAACCTGAAAACGGCATTGTTTTAAAAACGTTGATGTTGATGTCATCTTGTTTTACCTCCACCTGATCGTCTGTTGCAAGGCCGTAAAAGTGTATGGATGACTCTCTTTTAATTTTATCTTCTAGAAGTTTTATATCTACCTCGCCACTCTCTTGCCGCCATATAAATATGGAATTTTGCTCCGTTGGAATTACATTATGCTTTGCGGTAAAATGGGCTATATACGTGGTCATTTTCAGTGAAATAGTTTTACATCTTTAAAACAGATACTGCGGTTAAAAATTGCCCAAACATTCAATTTTTTGTAAGAAAAAAACAACCTTCCTGTAAGAACGTTGAAATTAATTGATTTAAAGCAGTTTGCGCATCTTATCACTATCTATAGGAAATAGCATAAAAGACTTTGGAGCTATAGGAGACAGCAATATTCCGATTGAAGAGTCGTTTTATTTCTACTTAAACTGTAATATTCTTAAACCAAATCTATTATGAAAAAACTATTTCTATTTTTTGCCTTGGCTAGTACAGTAGCTTTTACCAGTTGTTCAAAGGATCAGGACGATACGGATGCAATTCTTGGTACCTGGGTTTCTGAATTCAGTAGTACACCTACTGGAGGCGCTACTACATCTTATACTGATGAATGGGTTTTTAAGAATGATAGAACAGGTCATTATAAAGAAATGATGAACGATGAGGTAGATTATGAAACTGCCTTTAGATGGACTAAAACCGAAGACTCATATACTGTTGATTATGTTGATGAGGAAGTAGGTATAGATACGTTTACTATAGGAGAGGAATTGGGTCACACCACTTTAGAAGAAGGAGGAGAAGTAGTTGCTCTTAAAGAATAGGAGTAAAAGTAGCGAAAAGAAAAAGTCCCTTACATCATTGATGTAAGGGACTTTTTTCTTTAGTCGTTCAATTTAAGAACTGCCATAAAAGCTTCTTGCGGCACTTCTACATTACCTACTTGGCGCATTCGTTTTTTACCTTTCTTTTGTTTCTCCAAAAGTTTACGTTTACGTGAAATATCACCTCCATAACATTTAGCTGTTACATCTTTACGTAATGCTTTGGTAGTTTCTCTAGATATTATTTTTGCACCAATAGCAGCTTGAATTGGAATATCAAATTGTTGTCTTGGTATAAGTTCTTTTAATTTTTCACACATCTTCTTACCAATAGTCACCGCATTATCAGCATGAATTAGGGCAGAAAGGGCATCTACAGGTTGAGCATTTAATAAAATATCAACACGAACTAGTTTAGAGGTTCGCATACCAATTGGAGCATAATCAAAAGAAGCATACCCTTTTGAGACCGTTTTTAATCGATCATAAAAATCGAAAACAATTTCAGCTAAAG
This genomic interval from Zobellia roscoffensis contains the following:
- a CDS encoding type IA DNA topoisomerase; the encoded protein is MKVCIAEKPSVAREIASVLGATTKRDGYYEGNGYAVTYTFGHLCTLKEPNDYKPHWKSWDLNNLPMLPERFETKVSKDSGIRKQFNIIKQLFDKADVVINCGDAGQEGELIQRWVINQANYKGKVERLWISSLTTEAIKEGFKNLKPSEDYDNLYYAGFSRAIGDWLLGMNATRLYTVKHGGYKQMLSVGRVQTPTLAMLVNRFNEIENFKPQPYWELQTRYRDTLFSYEEGRFLKVEDGEKLAKIVKEHDFEIVSITKKAGNEYAPKLFDLTGLQVYCNTKFGFSADETLKIVQKLYEQKVVTYPRVDTTFLPNDVYPKVPGILKNLTNYAALTAPLHGKKLKKTKKVFDDSKVTDHHAIIPTGQQMNLQYNQQQVYNIIVRRFIAVFYPDCKVSNTTVIGKAEKVNFKTTGKEILEKGWRIVFETTDSPSKESGILPTFEKGEKGPHEPSFLEKQTKPPKQYTEASLLRAMETAGKQVDDDELREIMKENGIGRPSTRANIIETLFRRKYIKRNKKQVIPTVTGIQLIGTIQNELLKSAELTGKWEKQLKDIEKGTFSAGSFIKQMKLMVDRLVYEVRSETRKANISAIHNKPVATKKKAVKKSSGITTEKCPKCKNGTLLKGKTAYGCSEFKKGCDFVIPFKFEGKTISEKQYVRLLQKGSTVNLKGFKVDNVTLEGLVRLDDSFKLKLEPKKNFVSNNMESSSKSLEYNSCPKCHKGTIVKGKTAYGCSQYKTGCDFRYSYDAVREKAQGQTLTKDLVYKILQAN
- a CDS encoding cation:proton antiporter, yielding MVELAGIVILGILAQWFAWRLKLPAILPLILIGLLVGPIASLYMEDGQKLIQPIWNGEKGLFPGESLYYFVSLAISIILFEGGLTLKRSEIRNIGPVITKLITLGSLVTFLCAGIATHYIFELSWQISFLFAALIIVTGPTVITPILRNIPLKKDVSAVLKWEGILIDPIGALAAVLVFEFISVGEGKAYTITALIEFGKILLFGFTFGFTFAHALTFVIKKNFIPHYLLNVVSLSTVLLVFVMSDSFAHESGLLAVVVMGMVMGNTDLPNIKELLYFKESLSIILISILFILLAANINISDLELILNWKTAGLFAIIVFIIRPLGVFLSSINSNLKFNEKLFIGWVGPRGIVAAGIASLFGSKLLAKGEAGAEFITPLVFMIVLGTVLLNATTARMFAKAIGVFLTKSEGILIIGASKASRLIADYLNKNNRHVVLIDNNQTNIIKAKKLGLEAFTANIYADSLTDNIELNDVGYLMALTGNSDINKYAVNNFGKEFGANGSFRLVNADEMNNPENNPKEGLFSHTDDFIKLTETARKYPAVHEIELKDKEHYEALIEITKADENVVPIFLKTPKGDLQIISSFSTDFEDITDKYRLVYLGKIFDVDETKDEVEIEQQDAE
- a CDS encoding GTP-binding protein LepA, coding for MTTYIAHFTAKHNVIPTEQNSIFIWRQESGEVDIKLLEDKIKRESSIHFYGLATDDQVEVKQDDININVFKTMPFSG